The proteins below come from a single Streptomyces sp. SCSIO 75703 genomic window:
- a CDS encoding R3H domain-containing nucleic acid-binding protein, translating into MTEGTTSAAAEGADTLTRLEQEGEIAADYLEGLLDIADLDGDIDMDVEADRAAVSIISDSNSRDLQKLVGRDGEVLEALQELTRLAVHRETGDRSRLMLDIAGYRAQKRAELSELGAKAAAEVKSNGEAVRLKPMTPFERKVVHDAVKAAGLRSESEGEEPQRFVVVLPA; encoded by the coding sequence GTGACGGAAGGCACCACCTCCGCCGCTGCCGAGGGCGCAGACACCCTGACCCGCCTCGAGCAGGAGGGCGAGATCGCCGCGGACTACCTGGAGGGTCTGCTCGACATCGCCGACCTTGACGGTGACATCGACATGGACGTCGAGGCCGATCGTGCCGCTGTCTCGATCATCAGCGACTCGAACAGCCGTGACCTCCAGAAGCTGGTCGGCCGGGACGGCGAGGTCCTGGAGGCCCTGCAGGAGCTGACCCGCCTCGCCGTGCACCGGGAGACCGGGGACCGCAGCCGGCTGATGCTCGACATCGCCGGGTACCGGGCCCAGAAGCGCGCCGAGCTGTCCGAGCTGGGCGCCAAGGCCGCGGCCGAGGTCAAGAGCAACGGCGAGGCCGTCCGGCTGAAGCCGATGACGCCCTTCGAGCGCAAGGTCGTGCACGACGCGGTCAAGGCCGCGGGACTGCGCAGCGAGTCCGAGGGCGAGGAGCCGCAGCGCTTCGTCGTCGTACTCCCCGCCTGA